A genomic segment from Meiothermus sp. Pnk-1 encodes:
- the tsaD gene encoding tRNA (adenosine(37)-N6)-threonylcarbamoyltransferase complex transferase subunit TsaD: MWVLGIDTSCDDTGVGLVRDGKVVANRVASQTLLHQKFGGVVPELASREHTQVIDGLVELALSDAGIGVSDLNLIAATRGPGLIGALLVGLSYAKGLALALGRPFVGIHHLEGHLYAALADHPEVEPPFLALLASGGHTHLFQVTAWGEYALLGATRDDAAGEAFDKVARMLGLGYPGGPEIERLAREGDPRAVPFSVPLQDQIGYEFSFSGLKTAAQRFVEKGYAKADIAAGFQRVVVEHLASVVMRAASDTGLSILLISGGVAANRALQERFAEAGLRVLFPPRGLSTDNGAMIALAAWRRWKGEGDSLTIPAAAYLPLASARAT; the protein is encoded by the coding sequence GTGTGGGTGCTAGGCATCGATACCTCCTGCGACGACACCGGGGTTGGCCTCGTCCGAGACGGCAAGGTGGTGGCCAACCGGGTCGCCTCGCAGACCCTGCTCCACCAGAAGTTCGGCGGGGTGGTGCCCGAGCTGGCCTCGCGCGAGCACACCCAGGTGATCGACGGGCTGGTCGAGTTGGCCCTGTCGGACGCCGGGATCGGCGTGTCGGACTTGAATCTGATCGCCGCCACCCGTGGTCCGGGCCTCATCGGAGCCTTGCTGGTAGGACTTTCTTACGCTAAGGGGCTAGCGCTGGCCTTGGGGAGACCTTTTGTGGGGATACACCACCTCGAGGGCCACCTCTATGCAGCTTTAGCCGATCATCCCGAGGTGGAACCCCCCTTCCTGGCCCTATTGGCTTCGGGCGGGCATACCCATTTGTTCCAGGTCACGGCCTGGGGCGAGTACGCGCTGTTGGGGGCGACCCGCGACGACGCGGCAGGGGAGGCCTTTGACAAGGTGGCTAGGATGCTGGGGTTGGGCTATCCCGGCGGGCCAGAGATCGAGAGGTTGGCCCGAGAAGGCGACCCCAGAGCGGTGCCGTTCTCGGTACCCCTGCAAGACCAGATCGGCTACGAGTTCAGCTTCTCCGGGCTCAAGACCGCCGCCCAGCGCTTCGTGGAGAAAGGTTACGCCAAGGCCGATATCGCCGCCGGATTCCAGCGGGTGGTGGTCGAACACCTGGCCAGCGTGGTGATGCGCGCCGCTAGCGATACTGGCCTGTCCATCCTCTTGATCTCTGGCGGGGTGGCGGCCAACCGGGCGTTGCAGGAGCGCTTTGCCGAGGCGGGCTTACGGGTTTTGTTCCCTCCGCGCGGCCTTTCCACCGACAACGGGGCCATGATCGCCTTGGCCGCCTGGCGTCGCTGGAAGGGAGAAGGCGACAGCCTGACCATCCCGGCAGCGGCTTATCTCCCGCTGGCCAGCGCACGGGCAACCTGA
- the secA gene encoding preprotein translocase subunit SecA, with product MLEFVKKLLDNNEKKVARYWKTVVAPTNALEPEVEKLEDLAAAYAKLREKHQAGKSLDELLPMAFALTRESARRYLGMRHYDVQLIGGAVLHEGKIAEMRTGEGKTLVATLAVALNALAGKGVHLVTVNDYLARRDAEWMGPVYRGLGLTVGVIQNSSTPEARRAAYRCDVTYVTNSELGFDYLRDNMAVMPDQLVLRHDTPLHYAIIDEVDSILIDEARTPLIISGPAERATDMYYKMAEIAKRLEKGTRAEVAKGIPATGDYSIDEKQKAVHLNLEGIAKAEKLLGIEGLFNTEHMELAHMLTQAIRAKELYFRDRDYIVQDGEVIIVDEFTGRLMPGRRYGEGLHQAIEAKEGVKIERENQTLATVTYQNFFRLFEKRSGMTGTAKTEEKEFQEIYGMDVVQVPTNKPVIREDYPDVVYRTERGKFFAVVEEIAEKYEKGQPVLVGTISIEKSERLSAMLKEPRQYLPALEMRAGLLLKAAQRQQGSEWDQLKKLLERPSQIKEGELEAFEGIIPAKGNLRTAWEMFKRSVHTLEMIRKGIPHQVLNAKHHEKEADIIAQAGRSKTVTISTNMAGRGTDIKLGGNAEFMAAALLQKEGFDRTEWKVELFIKKLVQGAEEEAQRLGAELGVRPEIMEEIRRLRDTCNADEARVKELGGLFIIGTERHESRRIDNQLRGRSGRQGDPGGSRFYVSFDDDLMRLFASERVIAMLDRMGFDDSEPIVNQMVTNSIERAQKRVEDRNFGIRKQLLQFDDVMARQREVVYAQRRNVLLGSDESVREGARNMVEDTVGSVAELSLNPQVHPEDWDLDALKSALVDYVPSLEGFDYESLRKMQAAEAVEALIAAALEGYDQREAELSPPLMRAVERFVILQVVDNAWKEHLHNLDVLRQGIGLRGYGQRDPFQEYKIEATRLFDDMVASIKAEATKFLFRLKVEVEPAPVAAAVPAAPVQESGPQANAEPFDPFTVRREPKPKTASPGMSRAERRRLEREERKKHKK from the coding sequence ATGTTGGAGTTTGTCAAGAAGCTCTTAGATAACAATGAAAAAAAGGTGGCCCGGTACTGGAAAACCGTGGTCGCCCCGACCAATGCCCTCGAGCCCGAGGTGGAAAAGCTCGAGGATTTGGCCGCTGCCTACGCCAAGCTGCGCGAGAAGCATCAAGCCGGGAAGAGCCTGGATGAGCTGTTGCCGATGGCCTTTGCCCTCACCCGCGAATCGGCCCGGCGCTACTTGGGCATGCGCCACTACGATGTGCAGCTCATCGGCGGGGCGGTGCTGCACGAGGGCAAGATCGCCGAGATGCGCACCGGCGAGGGAAAGACCTTAGTGGCTACGCTGGCGGTAGCCCTCAACGCCCTTGCCGGTAAGGGGGTGCACCTGGTCACGGTCAACGACTACCTGGCCCGCCGCGACGCGGAGTGGATGGGCCCGGTATACCGGGGGCTGGGGCTGACTGTAGGGGTGATCCAGAACTCTTCCACCCCCGAGGCGCGCCGCGCCGCCTACCGCTGCGACGTGACCTACGTGACAAACTCCGAGCTGGGCTTCGACTACCTGCGCGACAACATGGCGGTGATGCCCGATCAGTTGGTGCTGCGCCACGACACCCCGCTGCACTACGCCATCATCGACGAGGTGGACTCCATCCTCATCGACGAGGCCCGCACCCCGCTCATCATCTCGGGTCCTGCCGAGCGGGCCACCGACATGTACTACAAGATGGCCGAGATCGCCAAGCGGCTCGAGAAGGGCACCCGTGCCGAGGTCGCCAAGGGCATCCCCGCCACCGGTGACTACAGCATTGACGAGAAGCAGAAGGCGGTGCACCTCAACCTCGAGGGTATCGCCAAGGCGGAAAAGCTTTTAGGGATTGAAGGCCTCTTCAACACCGAGCACATGGAACTCGCCCACATGCTCACCCAGGCCATCCGCGCCAAGGAGCTGTACTTCAGGGATAGGGACTATATCGTCCAAGATGGCGAGGTCATCATCGTGGACGAGTTCACCGGTCGCCTGATGCCGGGCCGCCGTTACGGGGAGGGGCTGCACCAGGCCATCGAGGCCAAGGAAGGGGTCAAGATCGAGCGGGAAAACCAGACCCTGGCTACCGTGACCTACCAGAACTTCTTCCGCCTCTTCGAAAAACGCTCCGGCATGACCGGTACCGCCAAAACCGAGGAGAAGGAGTTCCAGGAGATCTACGGGATGGACGTGGTGCAGGTGCCCACCAACAAGCCCGTGATCCGCGAGGACTATCCCGATGTAGTCTACCGCACCGAACGGGGCAAGTTCTTTGCCGTGGTGGAGGAGATCGCCGAGAAGTACGAAAAGGGCCAGCCGGTGCTGGTGGGCACCATCAGCATCGAGAAAAGCGAGCGCCTTTCGGCCATGCTCAAAGAGCCCCGGCAGTACCTCCCGGCTCTGGAGATGCGGGCGGGTCTGTTGCTCAAGGCGGCCCAGCGCCAGCAGGGTTCGGAGTGGGATCAGCTCAAGAAGCTCCTCGAGCGCCCCTCCCAGATCAAGGAGGGCGAGCTCGAGGCCTTCGAGGGGATAATTCCCGCCAAGGGTAACCTGCGCACCGCTTGGGAGATGTTCAAGCGCAGCGTGCACACCCTGGAGATGATTCGCAAGGGCATCCCCCACCAGGTTTTGAACGCCAAACATCACGAAAAAGAAGCCGACATCATCGCCCAAGCCGGGCGCAGCAAAACCGTGACCATCTCCACCAACATGGCCGGGCGGGGCACCGACATCAAGTTGGGGGGTAACGCCGAGTTCATGGCCGCGGCCCTGCTGCAAAAAGAGGGTTTCGACCGCACCGAATGGAAGGTGGAGCTGTTCATCAAGAAGCTGGTGCAGGGAGCCGAGGAGGAAGCCCAGCGGCTGGGGGCCGAACTTGGAGTACGTCCCGAGATCATGGAAGAAATCCGGCGTTTGCGCGACACCTGCAACGCCGACGAGGCGCGGGTCAAAGAGCTGGGAGGGCTCTTCATCATCGGTACCGAGCGGCACGAGTCGCGCCGGATCGACAACCAGTTGCGCGGGCGCTCCGGTCGCCAGGGTGACCCCGGCGGGAGCCGCTTCTATGTGTCCTTCGATGATGACCTGATGCGCCTGTTCGCCAGCGAACGGGTCATCGCCATGCTGGACCGGATGGGCTTTGACGATTCGGAGCCCATCGTCAACCAGATGGTCACCAACTCCATCGAACGGGCGCAAAAGCGCGTCGAGGACCGTAACTTTGGCATCCGCAAACAGCTCCTTCAGTTCGATGACGTCATGGCCCGGCAGCGCGAGGTGGTCTATGCCCAGCGCCGCAACGTGCTGTTGGGGAGCGACGAGTCGGTGCGCGAGGGGGCCCGCAACATGGTCGAAGACACCGTGGGCAGCGTGGCCGAGCTTAGCCTCAACCCCCAAGTCCACCCCGAAGACTGGGATCTAGACGCCCTCAAGAGCGCTTTGGTGGACTATGTTCCCTCCCTCGAGGGTTTCGACTACGAGTCCCTGCGTAAGATGCAGGCTGCTGAAGCCGTAGAGGCCCTCATCGCAGCGGCGCTCGAGGGCTACGACCAGCGCGAGGCCGAACTCTCGCCGCCGCTCATGCGGGCGGTGGAGCGCTTCGTGATTTTGCAGGTGGTAGATAACGCCTGGAAGGAGCACCTGCACAACCTCGATGTGCTGCGCCAGGGTATTGGGCTGCGCGGTTATGGCCAGCGC